A DNA window from Bubalus bubalis isolate 160015118507 breed Murrah chromosome 20, NDDB_SH_1, whole genome shotgun sequence contains the following coding sequences:
- the LOC102397433 gene encoding myeloid-associated differentiation marker-like: protein MSSFSGLDSVTIVGYFLRLGQLLSTCVPFSLVAVEDTLRAGIGNWCFFVWCFCFSASLLILLTELCIFRSRFPHYWDGFLHAYAYYFTFICLSASIIFGITYIQYLPQGPAQNHAITATAFSAVASVLYAVEVAWVCARPGNIYCFVPTTQGMIRRLENAMACVIFGFITNIDLYQHQPALIWCVVVYSICFILGAVNLFINGCDWDNDRRLSIPYPGFLVGQTVLSILLYTTAVVLWPLYQFDKNFGGQPLRSNDMTCSGDLPTTLCVWDQRLAVAILTAMNLLAYVADSAYMALVFVG from the coding sequence ATGAGCTCGTTCTCAGGCCTGGACTCTGTGACCATCGTGGGCTATTTCCTCCGCCTGGGGCAGCTGCTCTCCACCTGCGTGCCCTTCTCGCTGGTGGCCGTCGAGGACACTCTGCGGGCGGGCATAGGTAACTGGTGCTTCTTCGTCTGGTGCTTCTGCTTCTCTGCATCCCTCCTCATCCTCCTCACTGAGTTATGTATATTCCGGTCCCGCTTCCCCCACTACTGGGATGGTTTTCTCCACGCCTACGCCTATTACTTTACCTTCATCTGCCTCTCAGCCTCCATCATCTTCGGCATCACCTACATCCAGTACTTGCCTCAGGGTCCTGCCCAAAATCACGCCATCACCGCCACTGCCTTCTCAGCTGTGGCTTCTGTGCTTTATGCCGTGGAAGTGGCCTGGGTGTGTGCCCGGCCCGGCAATATATACTGCTTTGTGCCCACCACTCAAGGCATGATCAGAAGGCTGGAGAACGCCATGGCCTGTGTCATCTTTGGCTTCATCACTAACATTGACTTGTACCAGCACCAGCCGGCCCTGATTTGGTGTGTGGTCGTGTACTCGATCTGTTTCATCCTGGGGGCCGTGAACTTGTTTATCAACGGGTGTGACTGGGACAACGACAGAAGGCTGTCCATTCCCTACCCTGGTTTCCTGGTGGGGCAGACAGTGCTCTCCATCCTCCTCTACACCACCGCTGTGGTCCTCTGGCCGCTCTACCAGTTTGACAAGAATTTTGGGGGCCAGCCTCTAAGGTCCAACGATATGACTTGCAGCGGTGACCTTCCCACCACACTGTGTGTCTGGGACCAACGATTGGCTGTGGCCATCCTGACAGCCATGAATTTGCTAGCTTATGTGGCTGACAGCGCATACATGGCCTTGGTTTTTGTAGGGTAA
- the LOC102409337 gene encoding myeloid-associated differentiation marker-like — protein MDYFLRTLQLLSTCVAISLVGSLDSWTVPTSTWSFVILCFCFVVTFIILIIESLALHYCFPFSWGDFLLCHACYLALFCLLVSIIYPTTYVQFLFYTPSWDHAIAATAFCFISTVAYATEAIWILGWPQTGDFTGYTGSLPFLLKMLETLVACVILPFISNPYLYMDHPLLVSCVAVYSICFILGIVTILLNLADYENRLPISSSMFHLVLSLLSVLLYIGALVLWPLYQFDEKFGGQPERSRDVSCQHRLTNYLCVWDQRLAVAILTAINLLIYMADLVYWARQVSVGTEDQPGDS, from the coding sequence ATGGACTACTTCCTCCGAACACTGCAGCTGCTCTCCACCTGCGTGGCCATCTCACTAGTGGGCAGCCTGGACAGCTGGACGGTGCCCACAAGTACCTGGTCCTTTGTTATCTTGTGCTTCTGCTTCGTGGTGACCTTCATCATTCTCATAATTGAATCACTGGCGCTTCATTactgcttccccttctcctgggggGACTTTCTCCTCTGCCATGCCTGCTACCTCGCCCTCTTCTGCCTCTTGGTCTCCATCATTTACCCCACCACCTATGTCCAGTTTTTGTTTTACACCCCCTCCTGGGACCACGCCATCGCTGCTACTGCGTTCTGCTTCATTTCTACTGTGGCTTATGCCACCGAAGCAATCTGGATCTTGGGCTGGCCCCAGACAGGTGATTTCACTGGCTATACAGGCAGCTTGCCATTCCTCCTCAAGATGCTAGAGACACTGGTGGCCTGTGTCATCTTACCCTTCATCAGCAATCCCTACCTGTACATGGACCATCCGTTGCTGGTGTCTTGCGTGGCCGTGTACTCCATCTGCTTCATCCTGGGGATCGTGACCATCCTGTTGAACCTGGCTGACTATGAGAACCGGctgcccatctcctcctccatgTTCCATCTGGTGCTGAGCCTGCTGTCTGTCCTTCTCTACATTGGTGCTCTGGTCCTCTGGCCACTCTACCAATTTGATGAAAAGTTTGGTGGGCAGCCCGAGAGGTCCAGGGATGTGAGCTGTCAACACAGACTTACCAACTATCTTTGCGTCTGGGACCAGCGACTGGCCGTGGCCATCCTGACAGCCATCAACCTGCTGATTTACATGGCCGACCTGGTGTACTGGGCTCGCCAGGTTTCTGTAGGGACTGAGGACCAGCCCGGGGACTCCTGA
- the LOC112580803 gene encoding myeloid-associated differentiation marker yields the protein MATRSTSTDQDYLALVWFCFRLLQLFSSCMAFWLVTSGFRKRGYGDVNIWAMLIWFLSLPISLIVVIVELCYIQSHFHFSYHMPLTDACFAAHVCLSLFVVQSIQRHQFLPYDPFIDRVNAALSFTYITCFLYGVELSCTWNCYKLKDLTCAVYTMQGVLKVLEMFVACVIFTFISNTSRHLKEPAHEWCLAIYWICFIQAIVATLLNLGNWEYRLPVQLTLLSVLLYSTALVLWWLYPVDEEIEGKPKGFWVLYMLRLTDRWSRWSRRDHRQAVAILTAINLLIYVADLVISAH from the coding sequence ATGGCCACCAGGTCCACATCCACAGACCAGGACTACTTGGCCTTGGTGTGGTTCTGCTTCCGCCTGCTGCAGTTGTTCTCCAGCTGCATGGCCTTCTGGCTGGTGACTTCTGGCTTTCGGAAGAGGGGCTACGGGGACGTAAATATCTGGGCCATGCTCATCTGGTTCCTCTCTTTGCCCATAAGCCTCATCGTAGTCATAGTTGAATTATGTTATATCCAGTCCCACTTTCATTTCTCGTACCACATGCCCCTCACAGATGCCTGCTTCGCCGCCCACGTCTGTCTCTCACTGTTCGTCGTCCAGTCTATCCAGAGACACCAGTTTTTGCCTTATGACCCTTTCATAGACAGGGTCAACGCTGCCCTATCATTCACCTACATTACGTGTTTCCTTTATGGTGTAGAACTGTCTTGCACGTGGAACTGCTACAAGCTCAAAGACCTCACCTGCGCTGTGTACACCATGCAGGGCGTGCTGAAGGTGCTGGAGATGTTTGTGGCCTGTGTCATCTTCACCTTCATCAGCAACACCTCCCGGCACCTGAAGGAGCCAGCTCACGAGTGGTGTCTGGCCATCTATTGGATCTGCTTTATCCAGGCAATTGTGGCCACGCTGTTGAACCTGGGCAACTGGGAGTACAGACTGCCCGTCCAGCTGACCCTGCTCTCCGTCCTCCTCTACTCCACTGCTttggttctctggtggctctacCCAGTAGATGAGGAGATTGAGGGCAAGCCCAAGGGATTCTGGGTCTTGTACATGTTGAGGCTCACCGACCGCTGGAGCCGCTGGAGCCGCAGGGACCATCGACAGGCTGTGGCCATCCTGACAGCCATCAACCTGCTGATTTACGTGGCCGACCTGGTGATCTCAGCCCACTAG